The Pseudorasbora parva isolate DD20220531a unplaced genomic scaffold, ASM2467924v1 scaffold_31, whole genome shotgun sequence genome has a window encoding:
- the LOC137065805 gene encoding uncharacterized protein — MDSVERKLLNKVYVGETKKSSLKLIKWLQMIGLLKRKIKCKNCGHKMNMVASQSKDHYVWECRRKRCGRLRRSVRTNSLFSQSHCSLFTWMKYIHRFAQGLHLRQVDMLQDGIAKSTATLSMMSKKLRRICVQSLKKHRKKRRQIVGGVNVLVHIDESKFCHKRKYARGRFGNTWKRKRTWVFGILEIKAASRRPILRLVKKRNKETLVPIIKKHVKRQSLVVSDEWRAYASLSQEGYKHVRVNHSQNYVDPQTGLHTQNIERAWQTYKKEVWRMRGNRSEKALKKQLSFIEWTYWLARRYKHGVLGRLLKDIRNVNRR, encoded by the exons ATGGATTCAGTGGAGAggaaacttttgaacaaagttTATGTTGGAGAAACCAAAAAATCGTCTTTAAAGTTAATAAAATGGTTGCAAATGATTGGCTTGTTGAAACGCAAAATTAAATGCAAGAACTGCGGGCATAAAATGAACATGGTTGCCTCCCAGTCCAAGGACCATTACGTCTG GGAGTGTCGACGTAAAAGATGTGGACGGCTGAGAAGAAGTGTTCGGACAAACTCACTTTTCTCACAATCACACTGCAGTCTGTTCACATGGATGAAGTATATACATAG ATTTGCTCAGGGTTTACATCTACGGCAAGTAGACATGCTTCAAGATGGCATTGCAAAGAGCACAGCAACACTTTCCATGATGTCAAAGAAACTCAGAAGAATTTGTGTACAAAGCCTGAAGAAGCACCGAAAAAAAAGGAGACAGATAGTTGGTGGAGTTAATGTCCTTGTTCACATTGATGAGAGCAAGTTTTGCCACAAACGCAAG TATGCAAGAGGACGCTTTGGTAACACCTGGAAAAGAAAGCGAACTTGGGTGTTTGGTATACTTGAGATCAAAGCTGCAAGCAGACGCCCCATTCTTCGCCTTGTGAAGAAAAGAAACAAGGAAACCCTTGTTCCCATTATCAAGAAACATGTTAAACGTCAAAGTCTAGTTGTGAGTGATGAGTGGAGAGCATATGCCAGTCTTTCCCAGGAGGGCTACAAGCATGTCAGAGTCAACCACAGCCAGAATTATGTAGACCCACAAACAGGACTACATACTCAAAACATTGAGAGAGCGTGGCAGACTTACAAGAAAGAAGTTTGGCGTATGCGGGGTAATCGTTCTGAGAAGGCCTTAAAAAAACAGCTCAGCTTCATAGAGTGGACCTACTGGTTAGCAAGAAGATATAAACATGGAGTACTTGGAAGACTTCTCAAAGACATAAGGAATGTTAACCGCAGATAA